The following coding sequences are from one Methanomassiliicoccales archaeon window:
- a CDS encoding pitrilysin family protein: protein MIVEAIPHSRTAALSVNFRVGSRDENRDRCGIAHFLEHIMFKGTRERNAKQFSEMVEGAGGEMNAYTTKETTSYHVFSLDETFEVMKGLMADMMIAPLIDEEHVELERGVVLQEINMLEDDPEDYSRVLLDRSMWKGHPMANTETGCPENVSGLQARDVRDFFEEHYRPPNICVVACGNVVIDDVVSWVEDTFDALPKAMVSNGRTPPTPKACTKVFPREGDQAYVELGFPGLSGKHHDRKALSLASIILGGGTSSRLYQTVREDQGLVYHISMFPQAYTDCGIVDTFFSASLDKLDLVNSTICAELIRFKNEGPSEEEMNRAKRWIKGMLVRKLEGTDSRLYWQGEHFMMNGELAQVDRSLAEYEQVTKEDVVRVSNEIFQRKKMCVALLAPEKEGGKAAMRMQALDF, encoded by the coding sequence GTGATCGTCGAGGCCATCCCGCATTCCCGGACCGCCGCACTATCGGTCAACTTCCGTGTTGGGTCCCGTGATGAGAATCGGGACCGGTGCGGCATAGCACACTTCCTAGAGCACATCATGTTCAAAGGGACAAGGGAAAGGAACGCCAAGCAGTTCTCGGAAATGGTAGAGGGCGCGGGCGGTGAGATGAACGCCTACACCACCAAGGAAACGACCTCCTACCACGTGTTCTCATTGGACGAGACCTTTGAGGTCATGAAGGGATTGATGGCAGACATGATGATCGCCCCCCTCATCGATGAAGAGCACGTTGAGCTGGAGCGTGGCGTTGTGTTGCAGGAGATCAATATGCTGGAGGACGACCCTGAAGATTACTCCCGTGTGCTGCTCGACCGATCCATGTGGAAAGGCCATCCTATGGCCAACACCGAGACCGGGTGCCCCGAAAACGTATCAGGGCTGCAAGCGAGGGACGTCCGTGACTTCTTCGAAGAGCACTATCGCCCACCCAACATATGCGTGGTGGCCTGCGGGAACGTGGTGATCGACGATGTGGTCTCCTGGGTGGAAGATACCTTCGATGCCCTGCCCAAGGCGATGGTTAGCAATGGACGTACTCCTCCCACCCCGAAGGCATGCACCAAGGTCTTCCCCAGAGAGGGGGACCAGGCCTATGTGGAACTGGGGTTCCCGGGTCTTTCTGGAAAGCATCATGATCGCAAGGCCCTTTCACTGGCAAGCATCATTCTGGGCGGAGGTACATCCTCCCGCCTTTATCAGACGGTGAGGGAGGACCAAGGTCTGGTATATCACATCAGCATGTTCCCCCAGGCATACACCGATTGCGGCATAGTCGACACGTTCTTTTCCGCCTCCCTGGATAAGTTGGACCTGGTGAACTCCACCATCTGCGCCGAGCTGATCCGCTTCAAGAACGAGGGACCGTCAGAAGAGGAGATGAACCGGGCCAAGCGTTGGATAAAAGGAATGCTGGTGCGTAAATTGGAAGGTACGGACAGCCGCCTCTACTGGCAGGGGGAGCATTTCATGATGAACGGTGAACTGGCCCAGGTGGACCGTTCACTGGCCGAGTACGAGCAGGTGACCAAAGAGGATGTTGTCCGGGTGAGCAACGAGATATTCCAAAGGAAAAAGATGTGCGTTGCCCTGCTTGCGCCAGAGAAGGAAGGTGGCAAGGCCGCCATGCGGATGCAGGCTTTGGATTTCTGA
- a CDS encoding hydrogenase maturation protease: MMKATRLVLGIGSPIICDDGVGFKVVEALMAMDLPDLDFEQQSVSGLDFIEIMMDYQQVVVVDAIVTEQYPAGTIMLLQPEDFKNAVHGSSPHEVNMHMAIELGRRLAPDRMPKDIQFVAIEVNDVWTVTDIMTEEVQDAVPKAVDAVLKVLSA, encoded by the coding sequence ATGATGAAAGCTACTCGTTTAGTGCTGGGGATCGGTAGCCCTATCATATGCGATGATGGAGTAGGGTTCAAGGTCGTAGAAGCTTTGATGGCCATGGACCTGCCAGATCTGGATTTCGAGCAGCAGTCGGTCAGCGGCCTTGATTTTATCGAGATAATGATGGACTATCAGCAGGTCGTAGTTGTGGATGCCATCGTAACCGAGCAGTATCCAGCTGGTACGATAATGTTGCTGCAGCCGGAAGATTTCAAGAACGCTGTCCATGGCAGCAGCCCCCATGAGGTCAATATGCACATGGCCATCGAACTGGGAAGGAGATTGGCCCCCGATCGTATGCCCAAGGACATACAGTTCGTGGCCATCGAGGTCAACGACGTTTGGACGGTCACTGATATCATGACGGAAGAGGTTCAGGACGCTGTGCCCAAGGCCGTGGATGCGGTGCTCAAGGTCCTCAGCGCGTGA
- a CDS encoding LysR family transcriptional regulator: protein MQVDGKPLTYKQAEAVLTLFLKGTQRAAARYLGISAPVLNRHLRQVEVKIGCPIMECGPRGTILNELGEKIAREQLALQGKRKEREHLTVACTPLSEELLLQALNAADPEGEAELVISEDRHNLTEFQAGMLDLVVLDDPLYAYEMEDGNWEELGNDRLVHVRRGEEYARYRFGPQRLGYRYLDSANVNYRVVRTFSSLAALTRSKYSYFVSESLMIRKGQRVSSATDPSLLSYAILCLYRPGVPKVEELLRAMRPEARK from the coding sequence GTGCAGGTTGACGGCAAGCCTCTCACCTACAAGCAGGCCGAGGCCGTGTTGACACTGTTCTTGAAAGGGACGCAGAGGGCCGCCGCCAGGTATCTGGGCATCTCAGCGCCGGTCCTCAACCGTCACCTGCGGCAGGTGGAGGTCAAGATCGGGTGCCCGATCATGGAATGTGGACCGCGCGGTACGATACTGAACGAACTTGGGGAGAAAATAGCCCGGGAACAGCTTGCCCTGCAGGGAAAGCGCAAAGAGCGTGAGCATCTGACGGTGGCCTGCACTCCCCTATCGGAGGAACTACTGCTCCAAGCGCTCAACGCCGCCGATCCCGAGGGTGAGGCCGAACTGGTGATATCCGAGGACCGTCACAACCTGACCGAGTTCCAGGCCGGAATGCTGGACCTCGTTGTGCTGGACGACCCATTGTACGCTTACGAGATGGAGGATGGGAACTGGGAGGAGCTGGGGAACGACCGTTTGGTGCATGTTCGTCGCGGGGAAGAGTACGCTCGTTACCGCTTCGGGCCTCAGAGGCTGGGCTACCGCTACCTGGACTCGGCGAACGTGAATTACCGCGTGGTCAGAACGTTTTCATCCCTGGCCGCTCTCACTCGCAGCAAATATAGCTACTTCGTCAGCGAAAGCCTGATGATCAGGAAGGGGCAGCGCGTAAGTAGCGCTACCGACCCATCCCTGCTGTCATACGCTATTCTCTGTCTCTACCGCCCCGGAGTTCCCAAGGTCGAGGAACTGCTCCGAGCGATGCGTCCTGAGGCTCGAAAGTAG